The DNA window CGTCATCCCTGCGGCAGTTGAGGAGTTGCTGCGGTGGGAGTCACCCGTAAGCGGCGTGGCCAGGATCGTCGCCGAAGACACCGAGATCAGCGGGTGCCCGGTAAGCGCCGGAGAATCTCTGCTCATATTCGTCGGCGCAGCCAACACCGACCCGGACAGCGTTGAGAACGCTCACCAGGTCGACTTCGACCGGCCGGTCAACCGGCACTCGGCGTTCGGTCAGGGCATCCACCGATGCCTGGGTTCGCACCTCGCCCGGCTGGAGCTACGGGTGGCGATGCGCGAATGGCACCGCCGGATACCCGAGTACCGCATCCGCGAGGGCGCCGATCTGATCTGGACTCCCATGCTTCGTGCCGTCCTCGAGATGCCCCTGGAGTTCACTGGGTAAAGCCCCGCGACACCGTCCGCGGCGACCGCTACTGACTGAAGTAGCAGGTTTCGTCACGTTCGGGGCGCTACGGTCGAGGCGCCATGAGCGACCTCGTGCCCGCCACCCGGGACCGGATCCTCGAAGGAGCCCTTCTCGCGATGGGCCGCGTCGGGATGCGCCGGCTCACCATGAGCGACGTCAGCGAGCGTTCGGGCGTGTCCCGGGGGACGGTTTACCGGTACTTCCCCTCGAAGGAGGATCTCCTCGCGGTTCTCGCCGAGTACGAGAGAGACAGGTTCTCGGAGGGGTTGCGCAGCGCGCTGGCAGACGTGCCAGGGACCGAACTCGGCCTCGGCACCGTCGCCGAGTACATCCTCGGCTATCTCCGCCGGCACCCGGCGCTGACGTTGTTGATCGAGACAGAGCCCGCGTTCGTGCTCGGTTTTCTGCGCCAGCAGCTGCCCGTGTTCCATCAGATCACTGCCGAGCTTCTCGATCCGGTCATGCAAAACGCCGTCCCGGTGAAGGAGGGCTGGATCAGCGTCGCCGAACTGAACGAGCTGCTGCTGCGCGTGGTGCTGTCGGTGTTCCTCGTGCCCGGCGAATCCAGGCAGGAAGTGGTCGGAACCCTCGAAGGGGCATTGGAGAGCCTGATCCGCCTGGCGGAAGGGCGGCAGCGGGAGCCGCTTAATCGCCGGGCAGCTCGACCTCGACAGTCGCCTTCGCCATAACCGCGTCGTGCTGATTGGTCAGCTCGACCGCCACAACCGCCATGTGACGGCGCCGGCGCTCGACCCGCTTGTCGATCACCTTGCCGCGAAGGTAGGTCACGTCACCCGTGAAGGCCGGATTGCGGTACTGCGCGTCGGAGTGACGGATGAAGCCCCACTCGCCGGCCCAGGCGGCCACGTAATCCAGGATCCACGCGCCCATCGACGCGCCGTAGCCGTAGCCGCGCGCCATACCGACGTGCTGGGCCCAACGTGGCTGGAGATGACCACGGGACGGGCCGTAGTAAGCACCGTCGGTCAGCTCGGGATTGACCTTCTCCATCCGGCGGTCCCCTTCGAACCCGGCCATCTCCTTCGTGTAGCCGAGGGCCTCCGCCCGGACCGTGGTCGGCCCCTTCAACGTTCCGCCCCAGATGGTCATGGGGTACGCCCGCCATTCGGTGGCGAAGCTGGCCAGGCTGTGCGGTCCCAGAGCGTTGATCGCCAGATCGTCGCCCACCGCGACTGAATCGAACATCCGCTTGTCGTGGCGCAGGTCCTGGATCTGAGAGATGAACTTGCCCTTGGTCTCCTCTAGTTCGAGAAGCTGGTCGTCGGTCCACTCCGGTTCTGCAGGCTCATCGAACATCCGCTTCTCACGCGCTTGGCGCACTTGGTAGCGGATCGACGTCGATCTCTGAAGCGCAACCCGCTCTCCGCGCTGATTTATGTACAGCGTGTCCCCCCGTTGAAAACACGTCGGTCCCGCGAACTTCGTATCCGTCACCTTGTAGTCGAACGGCATGCGGTGACAGACCAGATGGTCACCCGATTCGACGCGCGGCCCGAAGAACCACCATTCGTCGCCTCCGAAGATCAAGTGCGAGTTCGGGATCTTGCCGACCTGCGCGGGTGACGCGCCGTGGCTCGT is part of the Acidimicrobiales bacterium genome and encodes:
- a CDS encoding TetR/AcrR family transcriptional regulator, whose amino-acid sequence is MSDLVPATRDRILEGALLAMGRVGMRRLTMSDVSERSGVSRGTVYRYFPSKEDLLAVLAEYERDRFSEGLRSALADVPGTELGLGTVAEYILGYLRRHPALTLLIETEPAFVLGFLRQQLPVFHQITAELLDPVMQNAVPVKEGWISVAELNELLLRVVLSVFLVPGESRQEVVGTLEGALESLIRLAEGRQREPLNRRAARPRQSPSP
- a CDS encoding MaoC family dehydratase N-terminal domain-containing protein, translated to MTTTGSDVTGDEQSADTGGGLDTSDLDQYIGVPMEPGELKEPVALNDIRRWVQGMHYPNPLHYDEEWAEGSRFGKIIAPQSFTVACDTSHGASPAQVGKIPNSHLIFGGDEWWFFGPRVESGDHLVCHRMPFDYKVTDTKFAGPTCFQRGDTLYINQRGERVALQRSTSIRYQVRQAREKRMFDEPAEPEWTDDQLLELEETKGKFISQIQDLRHDKRMFDSVAVGDDLAINALGPHSLASFATEWRAYPMTIWGGTLKGPTTVRAEALGYTKEMAGFEGDRRMEKVNPELTDGAYYGPSRGHLQPRWAQHVGMARGYGYGASMGAWILDYVAAWAGEWGFIRHSDAQYRNPAFTGDVTYLRGKVIDKRVERRRRHMAVVAVELTNQHDAVMAKATVEVELPGD